The genomic segment CCGCGCCCGCCCCGAAGACCTTCGGGTACTGCAGGGGCAGCTTCGCCGCGCAGTAGCCGCCGGTCGAGATGCCCAGCAGGCCCCATGAGCGGGGGTCCTTCGCGGTCCGGAAGTGATGCCGGATCAGGTCCGGCACGTCCCGGGAGAGCCAGGTGGCGACCTTGTGCCCGGGGACGTCGGAACAGTCCGTGTCCAGCCCGCCGGGATCGATGACCGGCACGGCCAGGATGAACGGGCGGCTCGCCCCCGCCTGCAGCAGCTTCGCGTAGTCCCCCGGCATGTGGCCCTGCTCCAGCCACGACTGCGGGGAGCCGGGCACGCCGTGCAGCAGCATCACCACCGGAAAGGAGGACCGGCGGAAGCGCGGGTCGTCGTACTGCGGGGGTGTCCACACCATCACCTGGCCCGACAGCGCCGAGTGCGGCCCCCGGACGTACGTCTGCCGCATCCCCGCGTCGCCGCGCAGGAAACGGGCGCGCTCGGGAGGCGGGCCCGGCATCGCCACGGGGCCGCCGCCGGTGCGCCCCAGCAGGTCGTCCCAGGAGGCGTAGAGGCCGTAGCTGGTGTTGATCCAGGCGGCGACGACGCAGATGGCGGTGGCCTGGCAGAGCCCGATCAGGGCGACGCGCGACGCCCAGCGGACGGGGGCCGGGCCGGGGATGCGCGCCCAGAGCAGGAGCGTGGCCAGCACGGTGCAGACCGTCGCCGCGGCCAGCGCGGCGAAGAAGGCGGTTCCGGTGAGACTCATCGCCGGCGCGCTCCCTCCGCTGGCTCGGCTCGGCTCCCTCGCTCCGTCCATAGATACACGCTGGACGGGAGGCACATGGTGGAGGCGCACGTTGGCTTGTTCGCTCTCCTCCCTTGACGCCGGTGTGCTGCATACGCTCGACGCCGCGGGCGCTCCCGGTACCGGCTGCGGCCGCTGGATGCCCAGCCCCGCACCGCGCGCAGCGGTGCGCGGGCCCCATCGACCCGGAGGCGTGCCGTGGCCAAGCAGGACCGTGCGATCAGGACTCGACAGAACATCCTGGAAGCGGCCGCGGTGGTGTTCGACGAACGGGGCTACGACGCCGCCACGATCAACGAGATCCTGGCGCGGGCGGAGGTGACCAAGGGGGCGCTGTACTTCCACTTCCCCTCGAAGGAGGACCTCGCGCACGCCGTCATCGACGCCCAGGCCGAGGCGACGTCCGCGCTCCTGGACCTACCCGGGGGCTGCCGGATGCAGCGGCTCGTCGACCTCGGCATGGTCTTCTCGCACCAGCTGCTGGTGGATCCCGTGCTGCGCGGGAGCGTACGGCTGACGATGGAGCACGGCTCGCCCGCGCTCCACCGCAGCGGGCCCTTCACGGGGTGGACCGAGCTGCACACCCGGCTCCTGGTGGAGGGCAAGGAGCGGGGGGAGGTCTTACCGGACGTCGTGCCGTGGGAGGTCGCCGAGCTGATCGTCGGGGCGTTCGGGGGGATCAACGCGCTGTCGCAGTCGCTGTCCGACCGCGCGGACCTGGAACGGCGCGCGATCGTCCTCTACGAACACCTGATGCCCTCCGTCGCCGTACCCGCGGTCCTGGCCCGCCTGGACATGGCCCCGGGCCGCGGAGCGAGGGCGCTTGCCGCGCTGGAGCCGGTGGGGGTGGCTTAGGGGGACGCTGCCCTCGCGGGGCACCCGCCCACGGCTCGCCCTCGCGGGCGGCGCGCCCGTGCGTCCTTCCTCCGCCGCAGCGGTGGCGCGCCACGGTGGTGGTGTCCGGCGGTGCCGTTCGGGCCGTGGCCGGGGGTGGCTGGGCACCGCCGGGGTGCGTCGTCGTGGTTTCGCGCCGTTGCGGCGGAGGGTTGTGCGGGCTCGGCCCGGGGACGTCGGAGTTCCGGCCGGGGGCGGCCCGGCACCGCCGGACCGGGCCGTCTCCGCTGTGCGCCGTTGCGGCGGGGGCTCGGCCCGCGGCGTTAGTTGGCGGCCGCTGCTGTTGCGTTTTCCGGGGCGGGCCGTACGGTCGCCAGCGTGTCCAGGGCCACGTCCAGGAGCGCCTCGCGGCGCTCCTCCGGTGTGCCGCCCAGGGCGTCGGGGGTGAACGCCCCGAAGTGCACCGTCATCACCGCGCTCGCCACGCGCGCGTGGCACCCGAACGCCAGGTCGCCCGCGTGCATGAGCCGCGAGATCGAGGTGACCCGGTCGCGCAGCTCCTGGCCGATCGCCAGGTCCCGCAGGGTCGCCTGGTTCTCCTGCAGGATGTGGTAGATCGGCATCGCCGATCCCAGGGCCACGCTGTAGCGCCGCAGCAGCTCCCGCTTGGTCTCCATCGTGGCCGGCTGCTCCTCGGCCCAGGCGATGAGTTCGTCGACGGGCCTGCCCAGATCCCGGGAGATCGCGCTGAGGATGTCCTCCTTCGTCTTGAAGTGGTAGTACAGTGCCGCCTTCGTGACGCCGAGCTCCTCGGCGATCTCCCGTAGCGACGTCTTCTCGTAACCACGCGAGACGAAGAGGTCCAGGGCCGTTTTCTGGATGCGCTCCCGGGTGTCGCTCCTGCGCGCCTGAGGGGTGCTGCCCATGGGTCTCTCCTGCCGTTGTCGTGAACCTGTCGCCCCCCAGCCGAACCTACTTGACGCCCGGTTAGCTGACAGCCTTCCTTCCTGCCGATCCCAACTGACCGCGCCTGCAAGCAAGTGGACGTGCCGGTCCGCCTCCGCACGCGCCAGGGGGAGTGGAGATCATGCCGCAGAAAGAGCCCCCGGCGGAGGGCGCAGCGGCCGACCGCGACACCACCGACACGCAATACGTACATTGTCGTGGTCAGGATGGTCGCGTGGTGGCCAAGTGGCCATAGAGGCGGCCGACATGGGCCGCGTCAGCATCGTTCCCCGGACACCCCGTGAGGCGTGCATCGCCACCCATTCCTTGACATACGTGCTTGACGCTCCCCGGGGCGCGTCCTACGTTCTCCCTAACTAGCCAACCGACCGGCAAGTGTGGTCGGCGGGCATCGGAGGGGGGATCCGAACGGTGAAGGCGGACATGGTCCTGGACGTGATCTGCGTCCACTCCTACATCGGCTACACGCGACTCGTCCGCGCGGCCGAGCGGATGCGCAACCGCGGCACCGACGTCACGATCACCTTCCGCCCCTACGAGATCGCCCCCGCCGCCTCCGACAGCCCGCAGCCCCTGATGCCCGTACTGGAACGCATGCTCGGCCCGTACGCCGCGACCCAGGCCGAGATCTTCACCTGGCAGGCCGCCCGCGACGGGCTGGAACTGCGCTACGACCGGGCCGTCGCCACCGGCAGCTTCCGCGCCCACCTGCTCATCGGCCGCGCCGCGGAGCAGGGCCTGGCCGAGCCCGTGGTCGAACGGCTCTTCCGCGCGCACTTCACCGACGGCCTGCACATCGCGGGCGAGGAGACGCTGCGCGAGATCGCCGAGGAGTGCGGGGTGGACCTCGGGCCGGGCGGCGCAGGCGCGTTGGCGAAGGGCTCCGAGGAAGCCGAGGAACTGCGCGGTGAGTTGCACCGGCTGCGGCGCCACGGCGTGCCGACGCCCCCGGTGTTCAGGATCGGGAACGGGCAGATCCTGCTGGGCGTACAGACGGAGGACGCGCTGTACGAGGCGATGGCGGCGGCCGAGTCGGCGGCCGGGCCGGTGGCCGAGCCGACGATGGGGCCGGCGGTGGAGCCGGCCGCCGGGTCCGCGGCGGTGCGCCCCGTCGACGCCGCCTTCTGACGGGCGCGCTCCGGTATCACGGTATTACCGCGCACCGCCCCTTTCATTTGTCGGGCAGTAATTCTTCCGGCTGTCCTACGTGCGGTGACCCCACTGGCTCGAATGAGTGAAAGCCCGGAACCTCTGTATAAGGCCGGAGTTATTCAGAACGCTTTCCCAGTGGGGGCGCTACACGATCGAAAGGCTTAGGACGTGCTCAAGAAGGTAATTGCCTCGACCGCCCTCGCGGTGTCCACGGTCGGTGCCATCTCCGGCCCCGCGATGGCCATCGGGAACGACCAGGACGTCGCCAACGGCAACGCCGCGAAGACCGGTTACGGCAACACGCACACGGGCGGCAAGGAAAGCCCGCAGATGAGCCTGATCCAGGGCACGCTGAACAAGCCCTGCCTGGGCATCGGCAAGCTGGGTCTGCAGTCCCTGCTCCTGCTCATCAACATCGGCGTCCAGGACGTGCCGATCCTCACGTCGCAGCAGCAGCAGCAGTGCACCGACAACTCCACGATCAGCGACGGGGACGACCCGCTGTCGCACATCCTGTCGGAGATCCCGATCATCTCGGGCAACGGTTCCGGCAACAAGAGCGACGGTGGCCACGGCGGTCACGGCGGCCACGGCGATCACGGCGGCCACAACGGCTTCGGCCACAACGGCTTCGGTCACGGCGGTCACTGAGCCACCGGTGCGTAAGTCCCCTGCGGCGGGTGTGCGGGCCCCGCTGCAGGGGGCTTTCCCTTTCCCGAATTCCCCCGGCTGATGGACTGATGGGCCGATGGGCCGATGGGGTGAAGGGGCGGGCCGGGTAATAACCTCACGGCAATTCGCGAGTTAGGCAGAGAGCTCCCGTAATTCGTCGAGCCAGAACGAGGAACCAAGCGTGATCAAGAAAGTAGTGGCCACGACCGCCCTCGTGGCTTCCGCGGCCGCCGTGTCGGCGACCCCCGCGATGGCCGTCGGCAACGGCCAGGACGTTGCGAACGCCAACGGCGCGGGCCAGATGTACGGAAACACCTGGACGGGCGGCTACATGAGCCCGCAGATGGGCCTGATCAACGGCTCGCTGAACAAGCCGTGCATCGGCATCGGCAA from the Streptomyces roseifaciens genome contains:
- a CDS encoding alpha/beta hydrolase; translation: MSLTGTAFFAALAAATVCTVLATLLLWARIPGPAPVRWASRVALIGLCQATAICVVAAWINTSYGLYASWDDLLGRTGGGPVAMPGPPPERARFLRGDAGMRQTYVRGPHSALSGQVMVWTPPQYDDPRFRRSSFPVVMLLHGVPGSPQSWLEQGHMPGDYAKLLQAGASRPFILAVPVIDPGGLDTDCSDVPGHKVATWLSRDVPDLIRHHFRTAKDPRSWGLLGISTGGYCAAKLPLQYPKVFGAGAALDPDPLTGAQGALPDPGLRERNSPMWLVSHTDDAGVGLFLATSRQDRASPPSLIEQFRQAALGSGVRLRTMVAPSGGHNYHTWISMYPAAFSWLSEELSGPEQSAPSDRLAGRTTDRRTEGTAADRTAEDTANRTTDRTAEGTPP
- a CDS encoding rodlin yields the protein MLKKVIASTALAVSTVGAISGPAMAIGNDQDVANGNAAKTGYGNTHTGGKESPQMSLIQGTLNKPCLGIGKLGLQSLLLLINIGVQDVPILTSQQQQQCTDNSTISDGDDPLSHILSEIPIISGNGSGNKSDGGHGGHGGHGDHGGHNGFGHNGFGHGGH
- a CDS encoding TetR/AcrR family transcriptional regulator encodes the protein MGSTPQARRSDTRERIQKTALDLFVSRGYEKTSLREIAEELGVTKAALYYHFKTKEDILSAISRDLGRPVDELIAWAEEQPATMETKRELLRRYSVALGSAMPIYHILQENQATLRDLAIGQELRDRVTSISRLMHAGDLAFGCHARVASAVMTVHFGAFTPDALGGTPEERREALLDVALDTLATVRPAPENATAAAAN
- a CDS encoding ScbR family autoregulator-binding transcription factor: MAKQDRAIRTRQNILEAAAVVFDERGYDAATINEILARAEVTKGALYFHFPSKEDLAHAVIDAQAEATSALLDLPGGCRMQRLVDLGMVFSHQLLVDPVLRGSVRLTMEHGSPALHRSGPFTGWTELHTRLLVEGKERGEVLPDVVPWEVAELIVGAFGGINALSQSLSDRADLERRAIVLYEHLMPSVAVPAVLARLDMAPGRGARALAALEPVGVA
- a CDS encoding DsbA family oxidoreductase, encoding MKADMVLDVICVHSYIGYTRLVRAAERMRNRGTDVTITFRPYEIAPAASDSPQPLMPVLERMLGPYAATQAEIFTWQAARDGLELRYDRAVATGSFRAHLLIGRAAEQGLAEPVVERLFRAHFTDGLHIAGEETLREIAEECGVDLGPGGAGALAKGSEEAEELRGELHRLRRHGVPTPPVFRIGNGQILLGVQTEDALYEAMAAAESAAGPVAEPTMGPAVEPAAGSAAVRPVDAAF